One Streptomyces umbrinus genomic window, GTCCCTGTCGGGCGCCTGGTACTCGAGGTGCATGAACTGCGCCATCACGTCGTTCGCCGACACGTCGTCGATCGGCGTACCGAGGAACACGATCCGCTCCTCCAGCAGCTTCGAGTACGGATCCATGGTCCGGCTCCCCGAACTGGTGCGTTCGGTGAACTCGGGCAGGACATGGCGGGCGGACGGTCGGGTCATGACACACGCTCCTCCGGGAGAGGTCCTGTAAAAAATGTACAGGACGTACATGACGTTATGATGGGGAGCATGTTCTAGTGATCCACAAGAGTCAACAGGTCAGAGGCGGTTTTGTTAGATCGCTGAGAGCGAAAATCTCACAATCTCTCACACGCCCGGATGTCAGGCCGCTGCCGGGTCTTCGAGCCCGAACAGCCGGGTGAGGTGGTCGGACGCCACGCGCAGATCCTCGGCGACCGGATGGACATACACGCGCTTGGTGAATGACGCGTTGGAGTGTCCGGCCCACGCCGCAAGGATGACGTCCACGACGCCGTTGACGGCGAGGAACGTCAGGCACATGTGGCGCGCCTCGTACAGCTTCACCCGCCGCAGTCCGACCCTCGCCATCAGGGCGTACGCGTGCTCGCGCAGGTGCCGGGTGGTCAGGGGCTGGCCGAGGTGGTCCACCAGCATGTAGCCGGACGGGACGTAGTAAGAACCCATCGACATCTGCTCCACCTCCTGGAGCACCTTGAAGGCGAGCAAGGCCTGCTTGACCGGCAGAGGCAGCGGCAGCACGCGTTCGCCGGCCTCGGTCTTGGTGTCCTTCTCGTGCACCCGTGCGTTGCCGATCATCGTGCGGGTGTTGGCGATGGTGAGCGTTTCGGCCTCGAAGTCGATGTCTTCCCACCGCAGGCCCGCGACCTCGGCCGGGCGCAGGCCCATGAGGCTGAGCATCAGTGGGGCGAAGAGGCGGTCCCCCTTGATGCCGAGCAGGAAGTCTTTGACCTCGACGACGTTCCACGGCTTGGGCCGCGGGTTGTCGCGCTTGTCCTGCTTGCGGGCGCGGCGCGGGATCTTGACATATTGGGCGACGTTGTCGTGCACGAGTTTGCGCACGCGGGCCCGTCCGAGTGCCTCCTTCAGGCGGCCGAGCACGCCCTCTGCGGTCGAGGTCCGCAGACCGGTTCCCGGTGTGCCGCCGCGCCTGCGCGCGGCGACAAGCAACCAGGCGACCATGGACTCGACGTGATCTTCGGTCAGCTCCTGGAGCCGAAGGTGGCCGAGGTACTGGTGCACGTGGCAGAGGGCGTTCCTGTAGCCCTGTACCGTGCTCTCCTCGATGTCCTGCTCCTTCTTCGCCAGCCATTCATCGAGCCACTCGGACACCGTCATCTTGCTGGGCGCGATGAACGTACCCGTGCTCCGCTGGTGGCGGATGCGGGACAGCTCGTTCTTCACCTCCGTTTTCGTGTCCATCGTGATGGTCAGTTGCTTGCGTCCGCCGCTTTCGTTGCGGCCGACGTCGACGACCGC contains:
- a CDS encoding site-specific integrase, with protein sequence MSEIKKIVLKNGKVRHRAVVDVGRNESGGRKQLTITMDTKTEVKNELSRIRHQRSTGTFIAPSKMTVSEWLDEWLAKKEQDIEESTVQGYRNALCHVHQYLGHLRLQELTEDHVESMVAWLLVAARRRGGTPGTGLRTSTAEGVLGRLKEALGRARVRKLVHDNVAQYVKIPRRARKQDKRDNPRPKPWNVVEVKDFLLGIKGDRLFAPLMLSLMGLRPAEVAGLRWEDIDFEAETLTIANTRTMIGNARVHEKDTKTEAGERVLPLPLPVKQALLAFKVLQEVEQMSMGSYYVPSGYMLVDHLGQPLTTRHLREHAYALMARVGLRRVKLYEARHMCLTFLAVNGVVDVILAAWAGHSNASFTKRVYVHPVAEDLRVASDHLTRLFGLEDPAAA